One region of Triticum aestivum cultivar Chinese Spring chromosome 6B, IWGSC CS RefSeq v2.1, whole genome shotgun sequence genomic DNA includes:
- the LOC123138131 gene encoding uncharacterized protein isoform X3 — protein sequence MDGGGTLAPHPPMDDDGSGLLSMGWGAKLPDAVALDACDGLQHLDFKAVGRPRWSLAAAGRDHALPPLVRAVRSQRGRLRRRKMIHPAARHMRLPTALATGDPWGGGSGGGPQRRARTRIPRRPHHQRPCHPPPSPWPVAPQGQAMSGCSSKVLLLSPDV from the exons ATGGATGGGGGTGGAACCCTAGCCCCACACCCACCCATGGATGACGACGGCAGCGGCCTTCTCTCGATGGGGTGGGGAGCGAAGCTTCCTGATGCGGTGGCCCTCGATGCCTGCGACGGGCTGCAGCACCTAGACTTCAAAG CTGTCGGCCGGCCCCGATGGAGCCTTGCAGCGGCTGGGCGTGACCATGCTCTGCCTCCGCTGGTGAGAGCTGTGAGGAGTCAGAGagggagattgaggaggaggaagatgatacACCCGGCAGCGCGACACATGCGTCTCCCAACGGCGCTTGCAACGGGAGATCcgtggggaggggggtcgggagGAGGCCCCCAGCGGCGTGCTCGCACACGCATTCCACGACGACCACATCACCAGCGCCCCTGCCATCCTCCTCCAAGCCCATGGCCAGTGGCTCCCCAAGGCCAAGCTATGTCAGGCTGCAGCAGCAAG GTGTTGCTCCTCTCCCCTGATGTGTAG
- the LOC123138131 gene encoding uncharacterized protein isoform X2, with translation MDGGGTLAPHPPMDDDGSGLLSMGWGAKLPDAVALDACDGLQHLDFKAVGRPRWSLAAAGRDHALPPLVRAVRSQRGRLRRRKMIHPAARHMRLPTALATGDPWGGGSGGGPQRRARTRIPRRPHHQRPCHPPPSPWPVAPQGQAMSGCSSKIAELTSVD, from the exons ATGGATGGGGGTGGAACCCTAGCCCCACACCCACCCATGGATGACGACGGCAGCGGCCTTCTCTCGATGGGGTGGGGAGCGAAGCTTCCTGATGCGGTGGCCCTCGATGCCTGCGACGGGCTGCAGCACCTAGACTTCAAAG CTGTCGGCCGGCCCCGATGGAGCCTTGCAGCGGCTGGGCGTGACCATGCTCTGCCTCCGCTGGTGAGAGCTGTGAGGAGTCAGAGagggagattgaggaggaggaagatgatacACCCGGCAGCGCGACACATGCGTCTCCCAACGGCGCTTGCAACGGGAGATCcgtggggaggggggtcgggagGAGGCCCCCAGCGGCGTGCTCGCACACGCATTCCACGACGACCACATCACCAGCGCCCCTGCCATCCTCCTCCAAGCCCATGGCCAGTGGCTCCCCAAGGCCAAGCTATGTCAGGCTGCAGCAGCAAG ATTGCAGAACTGACGAGTGTAGACTAA
- the LOC123138131 gene encoding uncharacterized protein isoform X1: MDGGGTLAPHPPMDDDGSGLLSMGWGAKLPDAVALDACDGLQHLDFKAVGRPRWSLAAAGRDHALPPLVRAVRSQRGRLRRRKMIHPAARHMRLPTALATGDPWGGGSGGGPQRRARTRIPRRPHHQRPCHPPPSPWPVAPQGQAMSGCSSKEDTDISARTSTKRRPIKLLVFKSTLLLTLESHWCMGRRMVYAGGVHI; this comes from the exons ATGGATGGGGGTGGAACCCTAGCCCCACACCCACCCATGGATGACGACGGCAGCGGCCTTCTCTCGATGGGGTGGGGAGCGAAGCTTCCTGATGCGGTGGCCCTCGATGCCTGCGACGGGCTGCAGCACCTAGACTTCAAAG CTGTCGGCCGGCCCCGATGGAGCCTTGCAGCGGCTGGGCGTGACCATGCTCTGCCTCCGCTGGTGAGAGCTGTGAGGAGTCAGAGagggagattgaggaggaggaagatgatacACCCGGCAGCGCGACACATGCGTCTCCCAACGGCGCTTGCAACGGGAGATCcgtggggaggggggtcgggagGAGGCCCCCAGCGGCGTGCTCGCACACGCATTCCACGACGACCACATCACCAGCGCCCCTGCCATCCTCCTCCAAGCCCATGGCCAGTGGCTCCCCAAGGCCAAGCTATGTCAGGCTGCAGCAGCAAG GAAGACACTGATATATCAGCAAGGACCAGCACAAAAAGAAGACCAATTAAGTTACTTGTGTTTAAGAGTACACTACTTTTGACTTTGGAGTCACACTGGTGCATGGGGCGTCGCATGGTCTATGCTGGAGGTGTTCACATATAA